One segment of Sinorhizobium sp. BG8 DNA contains the following:
- the fabG gene encoding 3-oxoacyl-ACP reductase FabG, which produces MLKSLQGKTIIVTGGSRGIGRGIAKRFGEAGLNVLVVSRSLVDAEKVAEEIGGNASGFAADVSDEAGCKAMAAAAEERYGGIDVLCANAGIFPAAKLWDMTPQEFDTVISTNLRSSFLSVSAVLPAMTRAGSGRIILTSSITGPITGYPGWSHYGASKAGQLGFMRTAAIELAPRGITVNAVMPGNIFTEGLDGIGGDYIAKMEASIPMKRLGTVADIANAALFFASEEANYVTGQTIVVDGGQVLPESLGALEAMA; this is translated from the coding sequence ATGTTGAAGTCACTACAAGGAAAAACAATCATCGTCACCGGTGGCAGCAGGGGGATCGGCAGGGGTATAGCCAAGCGCTTCGGGGAAGCGGGGCTCAACGTGCTGGTCGTGTCGCGATCGCTTGTTGACGCCGAGAAAGTCGCAGAGGAGATCGGCGGCAACGCCTCCGGCTTCGCCGCTGACGTCAGCGACGAGGCCGGCTGCAAGGCCATGGCGGCGGCGGCCGAGGAGCGCTACGGCGGCATCGATGTGCTTTGCGCCAATGCTGGGATCTTTCCGGCCGCCAAGCTGTGGGACATGACCCCGCAGGAGTTCGACACCGTCATCTCCACCAACCTCAGAAGCAGTTTCCTCAGCGTTTCGGCGGTCCTTCCGGCAATGACTAGAGCCGGCAGCGGCCGCATCATTCTCACCTCCTCGATCACGGGGCCGATCACCGGCTATCCGGGCTGGTCCCACTATGGCGCCAGCAAGGCCGGCCAGCTCGGCTTCATGCGCACCGCAGCCATTGAGCTTGCGCCGCGGGGCATTACCGTCAACGCGGTCATGCCCGGAAACATCTTCACGGAAGGGCTGGACGGCATCGGCGGCGACTACATCGCCAAGATGGAAGCCTCCATCCCAATGAAGCGACTGGGAACAGTGGCCGACATCGCCAATGCCGCCCTGTTCTTCGCCTCCGAGGAGGCGAACTATGTGACGGGACAGACGATCGTCGTCGACGGGGGACAGGTGTTGCCGGAATCCCTGGGCGCACTGGAGGCAATGGCCTGA
- a CDS encoding ABC transporter permease, with product MAVVAFPLASEEKERRPVLSAGLRSASPVLVLLLLGFLAPLLTVAAYAFATPKSFDVFRSFTLTNFAAIVDPSNTVWTSFVWSLAFAFANVVLLAVIAYPIAYGLNRVFGRAASLVSILFVFPLFVSENVRLYGWTLFFIKNGVLDGTLKWLGFSGGPEVLYTPGIILFGMIYVYLPFMLFPMSLGLAMVPRDLIDAARDLGAGRMMIWREIELPLAMPGILIGMLLTFVLGAGAISEAKILGGQSVIVIAQEIEVAFTYAQNWPLGSALALILVAIVSGLALYVMSRLDLDRILGKR from the coding sequence ATGGCGGTGGTCGCATTTCCTCTGGCGTCCGAAGAGAAGGAGCGGCGCCCGGTCCTGTCGGCCGGCCTGCGCAGCGCAAGCCCTGTGCTGGTGCTCTTGCTTCTCGGCTTTCTCGCTCCCCTGCTCACCGTTGCCGCCTACGCGTTCGCGACGCCGAAGAGCTTCGATGTCTTCCGGTCCTTCACGCTCACGAACTTCGCGGCGATCGTCGATCCGTCCAATACGGTCTGGACCTCGTTTGTCTGGTCGCTCGCATTCGCCTTTGCCAATGTGGTTCTGCTCGCAGTCATCGCCTATCCGATCGCTTACGGGCTGAACCGGGTCTTCGGCAGGGCGGCGAGCCTTGTCAGCATCCTCTTCGTCTTCCCGCTCTTCGTCTCGGAGAACGTCCGCCTCTACGGCTGGACCCTGTTCTTCATCAAGAACGGCGTTCTCGACGGCACGCTCAAATGGCTCGGCTTTTCCGGAGGCCCGGAAGTTCTCTACACGCCCGGCATTATCCTGTTCGGCATGATCTACGTGTACCTGCCTTTCATGCTGTTTCCGATGTCACTCGGCCTTGCCATGGTGCCGCGCGACCTGATCGATGCGGCACGCGACCTCGGTGCTGGCAGGATGATGATCTGGCGGGAGATCGAATTGCCCCTGGCTATGCCGGGAATTCTGATCGGCATGCTTCTTACCTTCGTCCTCGGGGCAGGCGCGATTTCGGAAGCCAAGATACTCGGCGGCCAGTCCGTGATTGTCATTGCGCAGGAAATCGAGGTTGCCTTCACCTACGCGCAGAACTGGCCGCTTGGCTCTGCCCTGGCGCTCATTCTCGTCGCCATCGTCAGCGGACTGGCGCTCTATGTCATGTCCAGGCTCGACCTCGACCGCATTCTCGGAAAGCGTTGA
- a CDS encoding phosphotransferase yields the protein MLYDKEFLSRLTAGLRAVTPVWGIPDSADLSLLTISENATYKVNDHETRRRLIIRVHRPDYHSEQQILSELAWISALRESGVVETPQPLATADGRLLVSFSDGETSRHAVAFEFMPGKEPDAASDLVRWYGHLGEISARLHEHSRQWIRPDGFERKTWNFDTIIGRNAYWGEWRNALGLNEVGLEILERTHALLEAQTFAYGMGPDRFGLVHCDMRAANLLVEGDRLGVIDFDDCGISWFAYDFAAAISFMEHEPVVGDLMAAWLAGYRRVAPLDREHEEALPMFIMLRRMQLTAWIASHAETPTAQSMGPAYTSGTVALAERYLAEHG from the coding sequence ATGTTGTATGACAAAGAATTTCTTTCCCGGCTGACGGCGGGACTGCGAGCCGTGACCCCGGTCTGGGGCATCCCGGACAGCGCGGACCTGTCGCTTCTGACGATTTCGGAGAACGCGACCTACAAGGTCAACGATCACGAGACCCGTCGCAGACTGATCATTCGCGTTCACCGCCCCGACTATCACAGCGAGCAACAGATTCTTTCCGAACTCGCCTGGATCTCGGCGTTGAGGGAGAGCGGCGTGGTTGAGACGCCGCAGCCTCTAGCCACCGCCGACGGCCGGCTTCTCGTCTCGTTCTCTGATGGCGAGACCAGCCGCCATGCCGTTGCCTTCGAATTCATGCCGGGCAAGGAGCCGGACGCAGCGTCCGACCTGGTGAGGTGGTATGGTCATCTGGGCGAAATCAGTGCGCGCCTTCATGAACATAGTCGGCAATGGATCCGCCCCGATGGCTTCGAGCGCAAGACCTGGAACTTCGACACGATCATCGGGCGCAATGCCTACTGGGGAGAGTGGCGCAACGCGCTTGGGCTGAACGAGGTTGGACTCGAGATCCTCGAACGCACACATGCGCTTCTGGAGGCGCAGACGTTCGCCTATGGAATGGGCCCGGACCGCTTCGGCCTCGTCCACTGCGACATGCGCGCCGCCAATCTTCTCGTCGAAGGCGACCGCCTCGGCGTGATCGATTTCGACGACTGCGGAATAAGCTGGTTCGCCTATGACTTCGCCGCTGCGATCAGCTTCATGGAGCATGAGCCTGTCGTCGGCGATCTCATGGCCGCCTGGCTTGCCGGCTACCGGCGCGTGGCGCCCCTCGACCGGGAGCACGAGGAGGCGCTTCCGATGTTCATCATGCTGCGGCGCATGCAGCTGACCGCATGGATAGCGTCGCATGCGGAGACGCCGACGGCGCAATCCATGGGCCCGGCCTACACCTCGGGCACCGTCGCCCTGGCCGAACGCTATCTGGCCGAGCACGGCTGA
- a CDS encoding PotD/PotF family extracellular solute-binding protein — MMSISRRNVLQMMGAAAFAGPLASAGKAFAAREKELNILCWEGYNSAQVLDPFRTTETATVKAESLTNDPTMINRLRAGETSIWDLINVNNPWARKVMAPAGLIKPLPKEEFEPFFETMLPAFKAPYKWAMSDDGKDLLGMAQRFGPYSFVVNTDKVSRATAEEQGWDLFNDASLEGKYGILESDDWNVFNIFLVAGIHPFKEHSEEEMKKFEETAVRVFKGAKMVGDIATMNQALVSGEIDLHMTGGTYSVSPARADGYPNLRAVTPLKGPIDGKGGVSWIEITSTVNNPQLSPMATEFLKYVQDPEVAHTVAFAEGTFNPVSQMGNPKCFELFTKEELDAIQWDSLEEEMARSAEYDIVPDYDKALELMTAAKRLRG, encoded by the coding sequence ATGATGAGCATTTCCAGACGTAACGTGCTTCAGATGATGGGCGCGGCGGCATTCGCCGGCCCGCTTGCAAGCGCCGGCAAGGCATTCGCGGCCCGCGAGAAGGAGCTGAACATCCTGTGCTGGGAGGGCTACAACTCCGCCCAGGTGCTGGATCCGTTCCGCACGACCGAGACGGCGACCGTCAAGGCGGAGAGCCTGACCAATGATCCGACCATGATCAACCGCCTGCGCGCCGGCGAGACCAGCATCTGGGACCTGATCAACGTCAACAATCCCTGGGCTCGCAAAGTCATGGCGCCGGCGGGACTTATCAAGCCCTTGCCGAAGGAAGAGTTCGAGCCCTTCTTCGAAACGATGCTCCCCGCGTTCAAGGCGCCCTACAAATGGGCCATGAGCGACGACGGCAAGGATCTGCTCGGCATGGCCCAGCGTTTCGGCCCCTACAGCTTTGTCGTCAACACCGACAAGGTGAGCCGGGCAACGGCGGAGGAGCAGGGCTGGGATCTGTTCAATGATGCCTCGCTCGAGGGCAAGTACGGTATCCTGGAATCAGACGACTGGAACGTCTTCAACATCTTCCTCGTCGCCGGCATTCATCCCTTCAAGGAGCACAGCGAGGAGGAGATGAAGAAGTTCGAGGAGACAGCCGTGCGCGTCTTCAAGGGCGCGAAGATGGTCGGCGACATCGCGACGATGAACCAGGCCCTCGTCTCCGGGGAAATCGACCTGCACATGACCGGTGGAACCTATTCCGTATCGCCCGCGCGTGCTGACGGTTATCCGAATCTTCGCGCAGTGACCCCGCTGAAAGGCCCGATTGATGGCAAGGGCGGCGTATCGTGGATCGAGATCACCTCGACGGTGAACAATCCGCAGCTTTCGCCGATGGCAACTGAGTTCCTCAAATATGTCCAGGATCCCGAGGTGGCGCACACGGTTGCTTTTGCGGAAGGAACCTTCAATCCGGTCAGCCAGATGGGCAACCCGAAGTGCTTCGAGCTGTTCACCAAGGAGGAACTCGATGCGATCCAGTGGGACAGCCTCGAGGAGGAAATGGCGCGCTCCGCCGAATACGACATCGTGCCCGATTACGACAAGGCGCTCGAACTGATGACGGCCGCGAAACGTCTTCGCGGCTGA
- a CDS encoding FadR/GntR family transcriptional regulator — MKENNLLPDLAAHLFTYSKVDNGRTPSERELAEHFSVSRGQIREALAILEAMRIVERRAKSGIYLTTTEASVEAMALFAKAGVPLDPVLIYETVELRKIHEIKAAELACSRATEENFARLREILQRSEERLAAGQGLAREDRDFHLEIVRATQNSVFHKVCSVYYTMGEHRLPIYFGDLERSRRSHEEHIRIYEALERRDGNLAQALMNAHLQGAESYWKGLIGGSPTIAGEGDADAVLTGTDR; from the coding sequence ATGAAAGAAAATAACCTGCTTCCGGATCTTGCGGCCCATCTGTTCACCTATTCGAAGGTTGATAACGGCCGCACACCCTCCGAGCGCGAACTGGCGGAGCACTTCTCGGTCAGCCGCGGCCAGATTCGCGAGGCCTTGGCAATCCTCGAGGCGATGCGGATCGTCGAAAGACGCGCGAAGTCGGGCATCTATCTCACGACCACCGAGGCGAGTGTGGAGGCCATGGCGCTTTTCGCCAAGGCGGGAGTGCCGCTCGATCCGGTCCTGATCTACGAGACGGTCGAGCTTCGAAAGATCCACGAGATCAAGGCGGCCGAACTCGCCTGCTCGCGCGCCACGGAGGAAAACTTCGCTCGGCTGCGCGAGATCCTCCAGCGATCCGAAGAGCGGCTCGCCGCCGGTCAGGGGCTTGCGCGGGAGGATCGCGACTTTCACCTGGAGATCGTTCGGGCGACGCAGAACAGCGTCTTCCACAAGGTCTGCAGCGTGTACTACACCATGGGCGAACATCGCCTGCCCATCTATTTCGGTGACCTCGAGAGGAGCCGACGGTCGCACGAGGAACATATCCGGATCTACGAGGCTCTGGAGCGCCGCGACGGCAACCTGGCCCAGGCGCTCATGAACGCGCATCTCCAGGGTGCTGAGAGCTACTGGAAGGGTCTTATCGGAGGAAGCCCGACGATTGCCGGCGAGGGCGACGCCGATGCTGTGCTGACGGGAACCGACCGGTGA
- a CDS encoding NAD(P)-dependent oxidoreductase, with protein MSVIFSTHPLHPRATRLLAEAGELKIATAPDPDTILREGGDADVLIVRAPIPPSLFAGAAGLRAAIRHGSGIDMIPYEAATREGVLIANVPGANATTVAEHIIMVTLALLRQFRTLDRDLRANGWLAGREHANDALDLAGRVLGIIGMGNVGRALFRIAHHGFGLEVLANSRNVASLPEGTRFASVDELVEASDIVVLCCPLTPETTGLLNRDRIARLKPGAILVNVSRGPVVDDVALIDALANGRFGGAALDVFSTQPLPPDHPYFTFDNVIVTPHMAGITEESMMRMGTGAAAEAIRVLSGELPLNLRNPEALPRYRERFPV; from the coding sequence GTGAGCGTCATCTTCTCCACGCACCCGCTCCATCCGCGCGCAACGCGGCTGCTCGCGGAAGCGGGGGAGTTGAAGATTGCGACCGCTCCGGATCCGGACACCATCCTTCGAGAAGGAGGGGACGCCGATGTCCTGATTGTACGCGCGCCGATCCCGCCCTCCCTCTTTGCGGGCGCCGCAGGTTTGAGGGCCGCGATCCGGCATGGATCGGGCATCGACATGATCCCCTACGAGGCCGCGACCCGCGAGGGCGTCTTGATCGCCAACGTTCCCGGAGCCAATGCGACGACCGTTGCCGAGCACATAATCATGGTGACGCTCGCCCTGCTCCGCCAGTTTCGGACATTGGATCGCGACCTGCGAGCGAACGGCTGGCTGGCGGGCCGGGAGCATGCCAACGACGCGCTCGATCTCGCCGGTCGCGTGCTCGGTATCATTGGCATGGGCAATGTCGGTCGCGCACTCTTTCGCATTGCGCACCACGGCTTCGGCCTGGAGGTGCTTGCAAACAGCCGAAATGTCGCAAGCCTGCCCGAGGGCACACGCTTCGCATCCGTCGATGAACTCGTGGAGGCAAGCGACATCGTGGTTCTCTGTTGCCCGCTCACGCCGGAGACAACGGGTCTCCTGAACCGAGACCGGATCGCCCGCTTGAAACCGGGTGCAATCCTCGTCAACGTTTCACGTGGGCCCGTTGTCGATGACGTCGCCTTGATCGACGCGCTCGCAAACGGAAGGTTTGGCGGAGCTGCGCTCGATGTGTTTTCTACCCAGCCGCTGCCGCCCGATCACCCCTATTTCACCTTCGACAATGTGATCGTGACGCCGCACATGGCCGGCATCACGGAAGAAAGCATGATGCGGATGGGGACCGGGGCGGCGGCCGAGGCAATCCGGGTTCTGAGCGGCGAACTGCCGCTCAACTTGCGGAACCCGGAGGCATTGCCCCGATATCGCGAGCGTTTCCCGGTCTGA
- a CDS encoding ABC transporter ATP-binding protein, producing MSLAMSVEPSPPEPDAKTSRPVLQLVGVRKVFGDFAAVDGIDVDIQEGEFVTIVGPSGSGKTTLLRMLAGMEAPSHGYITLRGELINDVPANRRPTCLVFQSLALFPHKTVGENIEFPLKVRKVPPAERKRRALELLRMVRLPENYHAKNVMRCSGGERQRVALARAFAYDPDVLFFDEPLSALDYKLKKVLEKELKDLHRESGKTFVYITHSLEEAMVMSDRIGVMRAGKLIQIGTPEEIYARPSDRFVAEFFGEVNTIAIRRSDSGGWITEEGGKPVVIGTGAAPAGPAAAIVVRPEYMRFVDNLAGADNVISGRIYNEYSLGSRIQYQIHAEGRTFLVEVPRNAAWKKTSAGDVMIGWDARDAILVGG from the coding sequence ATGAGCCTTGCCATGTCCGTCGAACCGTCTCCACCGGAACCGGATGCCAAGACCAGCCGTCCTGTTCTCCAGCTTGTCGGTGTCCGCAAGGTGTTCGGCGATTTCGCCGCCGTCGACGGCATTGACGTCGACATTCAGGAAGGCGAGTTCGTAACGATTGTCGGGCCCTCCGGGTCCGGCAAGACGACCCTTCTTCGCATGCTTGCGGGCATGGAGGCACCCTCGCACGGCTATATCACGCTTCGCGGCGAACTCATCAATGATGTTCCCGCCAACAGGCGCCCCACCTGTCTTGTGTTCCAGTCGCTGGCCCTGTTCCCGCACAAGACCGTCGGAGAGAACATCGAGTTCCCCTTGAAGGTCCGCAAGGTGCCGCCGGCCGAGCGCAAGAGGCGGGCTCTGGAGCTCCTGCGCATGGTGCGGCTCCCCGAAAACTACCACGCCAAGAACGTCATGCGCTGCTCGGGCGGCGAACGGCAGCGCGTCGCACTCGCGCGTGCCTTCGCGTACGATCCTGACGTGCTATTCTTTGACGAGCCGCTTTCGGCGCTGGACTACAAGCTCAAGAAGGTTCTCGAAAAGGAACTGAAGGATCTGCATCGGGAGAGTGGCAAGACCTTCGTCTACATCACCCACTCGCTCGAGGAGGCCATGGTGATGTCCGACCGCATCGGCGTGATGCGTGCAGGAAAGCTCATTCAGATCGGCACGCCGGAGGAAATCTATGCCCGCCCGTCGGATCGGTTCGTGGCGGAGTTCTTCGGCGAGGTCAATACGATCGCCATACGCCGGTCCGACTCCGGAGGCTGGATCACCGAGGAGGGCGGAAAGCCCGTTGTGATCGGTACGGGCGCGGCCCCGGCAGGACCCGCAGCCGCAATCGTCGTTCGCCCCGAGTACATGCGCTTCGTCGACAACCTTGCCGGTGCCGACAACGTCATTTCCGGGCGCATCTACAACGAGTACTCACTGGGGTCCCGCATCCAGTACCAGATCCACGCCGAGGGACGCACCTTTCTGGTGGAAGTACCTCGCAACGCGGCCTGGAAGAAGACGTCGGCAGGCGATGTGATGATCGGCTGGGACGCTCGCGACGCGATATTGGTCGGAGGTTGA
- a CDS encoding L-idonate 5-dehydrogenase — MKAVVIHAARDLRIEERDIEAAGPGQVDVAIEAGGICGSDLHYFNHGGFGAVRLREPMILGHEVAGTIRAIGDGVTTLSVGDRVAVSPSRPCNACSYCLNGQQNQCLRMRFYGSAMPMPHIQGAFRQRLVAEAWQCHKIADGISINEAAFAEPLAVTLHAVTRAGPLIGKRVLVTGCGPIGALAIIAARAHGAREIVATDVMDAVLGTARLIGADRTINVASDAQALSVYASNKGYFDVHFEASGNERAFRSGLEVLKPRGVLVQLGLGDDVALPLNIIVAKEIEVRGTFRFHEEFDLAVDFINQRRIDIRPLLTEIYPMDEAIRAFELAADRSRAMKVQLTF; from the coding sequence ATGAAAGCTGTCGTCATTCATGCCGCAAGAGATCTCCGCATCGAGGAGAGGGACATCGAGGCGGCGGGACCGGGGCAGGTCGATGTTGCAATAGAAGCAGGCGGCATCTGCGGCTCCGACCTGCACTACTTCAACCATGGCGGTTTTGGAGCCGTGCGCCTTCGCGAACCGATGATCCTCGGGCATGAGGTGGCCGGAACGATCAGGGCAATCGGAGACGGCGTCACGACGCTTTCGGTGGGTGATAGGGTCGCTGTATCGCCGAGCCGGCCCTGCAATGCCTGCAGCTATTGCCTCAACGGACAGCAGAACCAGTGCCTGCGCATGCGCTTCTACGGAAGTGCGATGCCGATGCCGCACATCCAAGGCGCATTTCGCCAGCGGCTGGTCGCCGAGGCGTGGCAGTGCCATAAAATCGCAGACGGCATCTCCATCAACGAAGCCGCCTTCGCCGAACCCCTCGCCGTGACGTTGCACGCGGTAACCCGCGCCGGGCCGCTGATCGGCAAGCGCGTTCTGGTGACCGGTTGCGGGCCGATCGGTGCACTTGCCATCATCGCCGCACGAGCCCATGGCGCGCGGGAGATCGTCGCCACCGATGTGATGGACGCTGTCCTAGGCACAGCCCGGCTCATTGGTGCCGACCGTACGATCAACGTCGCATCGGATGCCCAAGCGCTCTCCGTTTATGCGTCCAACAAGGGATACTTCGATGTGCATTTCGAGGCGTCCGGCAACGAGCGTGCGTTTCGCTCGGGCCTGGAGGTATTGAAGCCACGCGGTGTCCTCGTGCAACTGGGCCTTGGCGACGACGTTGCGCTCCCGCTGAACATCATCGTGGCAAAGGAGATCGAAGTGAGAGGCACCTTCCGGTTTCACGAAGAATTCGACCTCGCCGTCGACTTCATCAACCAGCGCCGCATCGACATCAGGCCGCTTCTCACCGAGATCTACCCGATGGACGAGGCCATCCGGGCATTCGAGCTTGCGGCGGACCGCAGCAGGGCCATGAAGGTGCAGCTGACATTCTAG
- a CDS encoding aminotransferase class III-fold pyridoxal phosphate-dependent enzyme, with product MTATKQILSLNRFDASKATGFDATLTDRIARRQATFGASSVLFYEQPIEMVRAEGAFMFDASGRRYLDVYNNVPSIGHCHPRVVEAISRQAAVLNIHTRYLNQTVEAYAEKLLASFPSPLSNVVLTCTGSESNDLAMRIASTATNAKGFVVTKAAYHGNTAMVTEISPSSMRTRTPAPFVRTVPAPASDAGPDVASSFAAAIRTAIAELQEAGHGFAGLIVDTIFSSDGIYADPAGFLRDAADVVREAGGLFIADEVQPGFGRTGGGCGASRVTTSFPTS from the coding sequence ATGACGGCGACCAAGCAGATCCTGTCCCTCAATCGTTTCGATGCCAGCAAGGCAACAGGCTTCGACGCAACGCTTACCGACCGGATCGCACGGCGGCAGGCGACATTCGGCGCGTCTTCGGTGCTTTTCTATGAGCAACCCATCGAAATGGTGCGCGCCGAGGGTGCCTTCATGTTCGATGCGTCCGGCCGGCGCTATCTCGACGTCTACAACAACGTTCCGTCGATCGGCCATTGCCACCCGCGCGTGGTTGAGGCGATCAGCCGCCAGGCGGCCGTACTGAACATTCATACGCGCTATCTCAATCAGACCGTGGAAGCCTATGCCGAGAAGCTTCTCGCAAGCTTCCCATCGCCACTTTCAAATGTCGTCCTCACCTGTACCGGAAGCGAGAGCAACGACCTGGCGATGCGCATCGCCTCGACCGCGACAAATGCCAAGGGCTTCGTCGTCACCAAGGCGGCCTATCACGGCAATACCGCAATGGTGACGGAGATATCGCCCTCTTCCATGCGGACACGGACACCGGCGCCGTTCGTTCGCACCGTGCCCGCCCCAGCCTCTGATGCCGGGCCTGACGTGGCATCGTCCTTCGCTGCAGCCATCAGGACCGCCATTGCCGAACTTCAGGAGGCGGGGCACGGCTTTGCCGGACTGATTGTCGACACGATTTTTTCGAGCGACGGCATCTATGCCGATCCGGCTGGCTTTCTGCGGGATGCTGCCGACGTCGTGCGGGAGGCGGGCGGCCTCTTCATCGCGGACGAGGTTCAGCCCGGCTTCGGCCGCACCGGCGGGGGCTGTGGGGCTTCTCGCGTCACGACATCGTTCCCGACATCGTGA
- a CDS encoding aminotransferase class III-fold pyridoxal phosphate-dependent enzyme: MGKPMGNGFPMGGVVTRPDLLAAFCAETGYFNTFGGNPVAAAAGLAVLEVIEEEGLVDSARTVGASFRDQLRGLMQSYPAIGDVRGAGLFLGLDFIEEKTGEPDTALATHVINEMKKRGILIGAAGLFGNTLKIRPPLCFTEENAEFFTSMLRAILSER; this comes from the coding sequence ATGGGCAAGCCGATGGGGAACGGCTTCCCCATGGGTGGTGTCGTCACTCGACCCGACCTGCTTGCGGCATTCTGCGCCGAAACCGGCTATTTCAACACGTTTGGCGGCAATCCCGTCGCCGCGGCCGCGGGCCTCGCTGTCCTCGAGGTGATCGAGGAAGAGGGCCTCGTTGATAGCGCGCGCACCGTCGGGGCCAGCTTCCGGGACCAGTTGCGCGGCCTCATGCAGAGCTATCCGGCGATCGGCGACGTGCGCGGTGCGGGCCTCTTTCTCGGCCTCGATTTCATCGAGGAGAAGACGGGCGAGCCAGACACGGCGCTCGCGACCCATGTCATCAATGAAATGAAAAAGCGCGGCATTCTGATCGGGGCAGCTGGCCTTTTCGGCAATACCCTCAAGATCCGGCCGCCGCTCTGCTTCACCGAGGAGAACGCCGAGTTCTTCACGTCGATGCTTCGGGCGATCCTTTCGGAGAGGTGA
- a CDS encoding bifunctional allantoicase/(S)-ureidoglycine aminohydrolase, protein MSSTTYFSAPGGLPGQAELLSSKAIFTTAYAVIPRTVMTDIVTSVLPHWTGTRAWILSRPLTGFSETFSQYLMEVAPNGGSDRPEPDKRAQAVLFVVDGELTVELDGATHALRAGSFAYIPPAQAWRLHNPGSVPAKFHWFRKVFQVVEGLDKPEAIFTHESEHSISPMPDTDGRWGTTRFIDPADVRYDMHVNIVTFEPGGTIPFMETHVMEHGLYVLEGKAVYRLNGDWVEVEAGDYMWLRAFCPQACYAGGPGRFRYLLYKDVNRHTALW, encoded by the coding sequence ATGAGCAGTACGACATACTTTTCGGCACCCGGCGGTCTGCCAGGTCAGGCTGAGTTGCTTTCCAGCAAGGCGATCTTCACCACGGCATACGCCGTCATTCCGCGCACCGTGATGACCGACATCGTGACCAGCGTACTGCCGCATTGGACCGGAACGCGCGCGTGGATACTGTCCCGGCCGCTCACCGGGTTCTCCGAGACCTTCTCCCAGTACCTGATGGAAGTCGCTCCCAACGGTGGAAGCGATCGGCCGGAGCCCGACAAGAGAGCCCAGGCCGTGCTGTTCGTCGTCGATGGAGAGTTGACCGTCGAGCTGGACGGAGCGACGCACGCGCTGAGAGCCGGTTCCTTCGCCTATATTCCGCCCGCGCAGGCATGGCGCCTCCACAATCCGGGAAGCGTGCCGGCAAAGTTTCACTGGTTCCGAAAGGTCTTCCAGGTGGTCGAAGGCCTGGACAAGCCCGAGGCGATCTTCACGCACGAATCCGAGCATTCCATTTCGCCGATGCCCGACACGGACGGACGGTGGGGAACGACGCGGTTCATCGATCCGGCCGACGTGCGCTATGACATGCATGTCAACATCGTGACCTTCGAGCCGGGCGGGACCATACCGTTCATGGAGACCCACGTCATGGAGCACGGCCTCTATGTCCTGGAAGGGAAGGCCGTCTATCGCCTCAACGGTGACTGGGTCGAAGTAGAGGCAGGTGACTACATGTGGCTCCGCGCGTTCTGCCCCCAGGCGTGTTATGCCGGCGGTCCCGGCAGGTTCCGGTATCTGCTCTACAAGGATGTAAACCGGCACACGGCACTCTGGTAG